From the Juglans microcarpa x Juglans regia isolate MS1-56 chromosome 7D, Jm3101_v1.0, whole genome shotgun sequence genome, the window aataagacgAGATAAGGaggtttgtgtatccaaacccagTCTGAAAGTTGTACGGGTATTTTCgtcaattttaaaattcaaatttcgttCCACATTATCCGGAAAAGCATGTTTGAGGAAATGATGTTTTTACTCAAAcgtactttttagcttatttgagattaaaagtgttttaattTGTAACACCAAAACAACCTAATTTGTTCATTAAAAAGCTTTTAAGActatttaagcactttttaagaCTCCTACTGCAATCCCAATCAGACCCTAAGTTTAATTTCACTTTAATTATGGTGCCCCGAATTCACAATGATTCTGTGCTGTAGATTTTTATCGTATTGAATGATGCATGGTGTATACATCCTAGTTGTTTCTCGTAAATCATAATTCAAtttctcttgtatacgtccCCTATACTTGGGCTAGGCCTTGTTCATCATTCATCAAtacattttttgtttacttaaaaaaaattataattaaagaatGCCACATTTGTAAGTTGTGTAGTGGAAATGACACTGAATTAATGCTATGTTTTGGTTTtaaattctttccttttttataatcTTGCTGGGCTTGTAGAAGCCGCTACTAGAGCCTGACTCTTGTCTCTACCCCCATGCCACAGATagcttcaaatatttttttctaggaCAAGTAAGACCCCTCTCAGACAGGCTCATAGGATCTTCTTATTTCATAGACTCTCGCTTAATATCTTCTATACCCTTTCCAGCATGCTGGTGGTTGCGACTTCTGGGACTGGATTCGTTCTTGGGAGTGGAAGTGCCCTTGATTTTCCGGGACTTTGTTGGACTTGTGCTGGTACCATGATGGTTGCAGCATCTGCGAACTCCTTAAATCAGGTTGATTCTTACatgcttttattcttttttagctAAAAGAAACTTTTTTGGATCATGACATGGCATGTTATAAAGCGCAACCTTGCAAGTTTTTACATTTGTTGTACTAGCCCCAATGGAATTATTTTCAACTAGTAGATCAGACATAAACCAATAGGTAATGTATAATCTTTTTAGTTGGTTGATGGTGTTTATGTGATTTATCTTGCATTGGTTATATTTATTGACTGCTGAAAGCATATTCTAGTTTCAGTTTTCTTATCACATACTGGCTAGTttcaactctctttttttcccatttatttcaaatgaatttATTGCCTTAGGTATTTGAAATAAACAATGATGCCAAAATGAAGAGAACGAGGCAAAGACCGCTTCCTTCAGGGCGCATTACCATACCCCATGCAGTCACCTGGGCATCTTCCATCGGTGTAGCTGGCACTGCTTTATTGGCAGGCAAGGTGGGAATATCAATTCACTCATCCCCTTTCATATGTGAAGTTTGGtatttaaattgtgaaatttgTCTCATTAACCTGTAATCTGAGGGACTGCTTCTATGACAAGGTTGTTGCAGGCTAATATGTTGGCGGCTGGGCTGGCAGCTTCAAATCTTGTCCTTTATGCATTTGTTTATACTCCCTTAAAGCAGATCCACCCAGTCAATACGTGGGTTGGGGCTGTTGTTGGTGCAATTCCGCCACTTCTTGGGTAATAAGTCCCTTACATTTCTATTGGCTTTTATCTGCACATTTTTCTAACTGAAAACTATAGTGGATTTTTTACTCTACACAATATGCATGAATGAACTCTGGCTTTACACAGTGAGTTGATATTAAACTTTatatttcttacaaaaataatcatttactttgtctttacccataaaaaaaattccttacAAATTATGGAAGTTCCTGTGGTGATTATTACGATGGAGGATATTTGAAAGTCAgtttagattatatatatatatgcaaatcaTTAGTAAATTATCTCCTCTTACAAATAATTGGATGAGGTCAATTTGATTCAAATTAAGCGTTTTCATAGCCTGATTATGCTTAATGTGGCTGCTTACTTGAAGGTTTTCGATACAGTACTGAAAATTTTGCTTGAAGGCTTActtcaaaaaagaagaagaagaagatgtgcATGCAGGCTTACGTGTTTGTGCGTTGGGTTCTCAGGTGGGTTGCAGCTTCTGGCCAGGTGTCATTGAATGGAATGATTCTTCCAGCTGCTCTCTACTTTTGGCAACTACCACATTTCATGGCCCTCGCTTACTTGTGCCGCAATGATTATGCTGCTGGAGGGTATGTGCATTAAAGTTAACTCAACACTCATTCTGGTGGCTGGATCAATCCACCTTGTTACATAGAGAAATGGTTCTGTGTTGGAAGATACCTTTTTGTCCTTTGGCTATATTCAATTGGTGGCTTAAGCCTGTTTCAGAGCATAGTGCTATCTATTTATAATTGGGCTGAGTTGGATACATATATGAAGATTTGATGGGGTGACATTACCCAAAAAATTATATGCTAATTGTTGTTGATAATTTATCtccaatacaatttttttcctttatcaaCAAAATACTTCACCCTAGTCGGGTGGGTGTTCTCTCTCTATGTTGAGTTTGGGGTTGGGGTTTGGGCCCATTTGGGGGTGCCCATCTTGTTGATTGTCTATATAGTAGGTTCCTTGTCCACTAGACTACGTCTATGGGGTTTCCTTGCATTTCACTTGGCTTTTTACCGAGTAGTCATTATATATCCTTGGATGCATATTCAGGTTTAGGATGTTCTCTCTTGCTGATGCTTCTGGTCGGAGAACTGCATTGGTGGCTTTAAGGAACTCCCTATATCTGCTCCCTTTGGGTTACCTGGCGTATGATTGTGAGTTCTAGTCtcccaaagttttttttttttttttttcctttttactagttttttttttttttttaataagtaaaaagagattttattagGAATTCTTGCTTATCTTTTTAGTTGGGTTTTATGGTACGaacttgatttatttatttgccctttaattttttttcttctttctatttagctcttttaaatttactttttacccccattttcatccttttggtgggggaaaaaaagaactatgatttttttttcaccctcTTTAGTTTTGTCATGTCTTTGGGTTGTAGGTCATTACTTGCAATTGTCCAATTACCAAGAAGCGATCTCTATCTTAAAGATCACACTTATCGTTTACCTCACTGAATTTTCTCTACAGGGGGCGTGACTTCTGGATGGTTTTGCCTTGAATCATCTATCCTTACTCTTGCAATAAGCTATGCGGCATTTTCATTCTACAGAGACCGTACTGCACAAAAAGCTAGGAGGATGTTTCATGCTAGCCTACTGTATCTTCCTGTATTCATGTCTGGGCTCCTACTTCACCGTCTCCCCGATAACCAACAACTTGTCCAAGAAGACAATTCAATGGAGGTTGTTGAGGTTTCATCTTCCTTGGGAACTCTAGCAGAAGAAAGTGAAAATCTTGAccagaggaaccatgagatgggtTCCACCGGCGGCAAACAAGCACGCCCACCTGTAGCATATGCCTCCGTTGCACCGTTTCCTTTTCTGCCTGCTCCTTCGTACGCAGCTCCTTGATGTATTGTGCGTCtggaatttattttacaatatgtaATAAGAAGGTTGGAAGGTTACCTGCAAAAATTgtcagatatatttttaaaaaattttcattttggtaAATGCTTTACAGTTCCaaattgttatgttttataCGGGCTTTGGTGTTGACACTCTTCAACTTGGAAAGTTGagcaagaattttttttcctacttgaaataaaatcttaagAAGAATGCAGTGATTGACATTGCTTTCGTTTGAAGGATCTAACCAtctatcttttcctttttttcttctcgaGCTTGAGAGTTCAAATATTGATTGAGAATACCAAGGATATTAGTGGCACAAAATACAATTACAATACAAGGAGTGGTGTTAATGGtttgttatttttcctttgCTCTTATATCGTAACTCTATAAACTTATCCTAATGCTGCAATTGATTTGCAAGAAAGTCTGTTGAGTATATAAAGTTGATTTGCAAGAAAAATAGATGTATGGAAGCGGAAAAGGAAAGTGGACCCAAGGTTGATACTACTTTATAGGAAAAGGTGCTtaaaaacttcattaaaaatatttgttatgaaaaaagGTTGGTATAATCTTATTATAACAGAGTAATGCTATATTCCAGActcacatcttatttttatctcactatgtaagatgtgacatatttatcactattagattATCATCCAATGAAAGATCAttcaatgatgataaatatgttatatcttACATAGTAGGATGAGAGTGAGATGATAGtttgatgtatagaattttttatttataaattgtatATTAGATTGTCAAgtatcattttgtaaatttaattttatgaaatcttgTTATGATTGTAGTACCCTTCaagcattatatataatttttgggatttttgaaaattatttatcttcatttatatttttcttggatttaaATAGGATAATAAGTTGGATAACTTGGGTTGGTTTGTTGGATCCGGGTCCATACACTACGTCGAATCGACCCGATATTGATATCAATCAAACCCGTCCAATCGTCGATCGAGACAATCAGAGACACAGAGATGGTGGTCAGACAGAGAGCAGTGGTGGCAACACTCCCTAACCTCATTAGGAGCCTCCGAAAGGAGTGTCCAAAGCCCACGAACCAAGCGGTGTTGCCGTCGTTGAGACGCGCTTTTTCTCTCTACGATCAGATCAATCTCATCGACAACGTCCCCGAAGACCAGCTTCGCTTTCAAAGGTACAACCTCCTTAGGCCTCCAAACTCTTCTCATCTCAATTCCACGTTTACATGGTttccattaattaaataaattgatgttGCATCATTCCGTTTATGGTTTTTTCTTGGGAGAATACGATTTTTCCATTTGTTTTCGGAAGATTTTATTGCGATCTTTGGGTTCTGATTTGATTCGAAGGCATTAATATGGATTATCTTGCTTAATCTTAGGTATACGGACACGGGGTTCACCGTAAATGGGGTGGATTATGAAGGCAGCTTGCTCTGTATTGGGAACTTGCTAATGTCTTGGGCCCCCAAGAAATTCTCAGAGATTACTCCAGATAGGTATGTCCTATAATTTTCCCCTACTTTTAAAGTGAGTAATTTTGCTTTACGTATTTTTTAGCTGCTTTGTAGTTTTATAGTTAGTTATAAATGTTTTGGGTGGCTGGAATGATATGTACACTTCCCCGATAATCTCGTGTAAATACGTGCATGTCTGGTTCATTTTCTCACATATTCTTTCAGTTCCTGCAAGTTTCTATCAGTATCAAGACCTTGCTTCAAATTTACTTTTAGCTAGACGAAGAATACATAAGGTTGCTCGCTCCTATATCTGACATTTCATTTTGATATGCTGTGGTGCAGTTTATCTATCTTCCAAACCGTGCGGCCTATACCGGGTGAGAATTGAAATTGTGGTATTGTCCTCTCATGTTGGCTCTTTATATTTACTACTCGCTTACACCTAGCCCTGTGTGGTGACCCAATTGTTATTTGAGTCATGGGCACCCTGGCAATGATCCATATTGTGCATGTTGAACGGTCATGTAATCTGGCGTCATGAAGAATTGATTcattgaataataatgaaatggcAAAGTATAGGTATGTGTTATTGAAAAAAGAATTCCTGACGTACTTGTGGTACTGACCAAAGATGGTCATCTCCttgcatttttaattttatgtctGTAAGTATTTGAGAATAACCAGAATCACGATAGATAGAGTAATTTCTGTTGTTTAAAGGTACCTGTTGTTATTAGGTGCGAGCAATCTgctgtttatttttattgaccGTCCACTTTATCACTGTTTTCCAGAGATTTTGATACTTGGCTGTGGGAGGTACATTGAGCCTGTAGTTCCTGAACTTCGGCACTTCATTCGGTCTACTGGCATGAAGTTGGAAGTCCTTGACTCGGTATATCAGATTTTTTCCACTTATTTCTGGGCTTGGCTTCTTTCTCTCAGTTATACTTCTGTCTCACATGGTTGCTTCATATTGTGTGTAAATTCAGAAATGAATGGAGTAACAAATATAGGAAACGTGAGAGGAATAAACCAAGTTAAAAATTGTTGCCAGAGTACTAGGCAATAAAACAGAGTAAGATCTGGAGTCTTGCAAAATTCCTAAATCTTTTAAGGAAACAACAGGGAAGTTTTTCCTATTTGGGAAGCTTTTCCTATTTGGGAAGTTTTTCCTATTTGGGAAGCTTTTCCTATTTGGGAAGCGTATAAATTGATTGATTACAAGTTGCTCGTGCTTTTACATGGCCCCGGCATTAGGGTCAAAGTGGGTGCTTCTGTTCGTGCAACTGGTGACTAAGTTGGAGTTTTTAGCTTGTTAGATAAAACTGAGAGGGCAGGCTTCTATATATAGGTAAAAAGGACATTTCAGGCCTTGTTCCTCAATCCTCACATTCACTGTCATTTGTGAGAAAAGTAGTAGTTGCACAAGTATGTGTCACCTGGGTGTGATGTGAGCCCTTCAAGCTATGGTGTGCAAGGAATCAGCTACTTCAATAATGGACATCTGTAAATGCATCAATTTAGTAGGTATGGGATGATTAATGTCAGATCCACAAGCAAAAATGACTACCCATTCATAGCAATTTAAGGGAAGGATTGTCTTTAACAGAATATATCATTTCTTGCCTTTTCATAGTAGCAAACATAATTGTCAAAATGTGTCTGTTTTTCTTGGATTAACAAATTTGTTTAAAGATTACGTGGTTGACTAAATGTCAAGCTTAAACAGTAGTTCATGCCTTCTTTTCCAGTTTTAATATCTATCCATTGTGGTTGATCCTACCATTTCACGCTTAGATTTTTCAGCTGAAATCAACCAGTGGTATACATAGAATCTTTATGATCTTTATCATCATTTGTTGCAGAGAAATGCTGCATCAACTTACAACATACTGAATGAGGAGGGTCGGATCGTGGCTGCTGCATTTCTCCCATATGGGGTTTCCTCTTGATGCCTAGATCCAGCTTGTgatgtttgttttttcattttcagcTTATCTGGGATGGCATTTGAAGGAAGATAACTTTTGTTTTATGTAAATCAGGTCAATTTGGAATGTAGATCTTTCTGCATCTCTTGAGTCATTCCCCACTGgaagttttgtatttttgaagGAGTTATGCTCAAGGTGGCCTCGAGCTTTAAAGCATTATCTTTGACATGTTGTCTTGAATTTTCGGTGTAACTAATTAAATACACAACAttggtttctttttcttgcaGACTTGACTTTTCCATTATGTTGTATTTTGTAATCCAGACGTTAGGATGCAAATAGAATACGAGCTGGCCATACGTTTTTTTTGGCTCCAAACAGACCTTCAAATGAGTATTCTTTCcaataaattttcttgtttgttttccttttcatccATTATTGTACTAAACGTAGTACCTAGGCTATTAAAAGTTAGATATTTATCTCACAATTATCCATCCGGTCTCCAAAACGTGTTGATGTAAAGGAGACCTAATTTGGTAATAGAATACATATATTAGTAACTCAAGGATTTTACGTATTTATCGTTTATGTATACTTAGTTCTAAACTATTCTCAATAAATTGTACATTATCCGAAAATATCTATTAAGATttaccaaaattaaaaaagctCGGCAAAATCGTGTTTTTTCTAAGAAATTAGAAGATCTTGTAAATctagaaaaaaatgataatagttTCCTAATCTCCAATTTTAAAAAGTCCGatcaaaatccataaaaatttatgttGTATCCTAAATcagaaagagatagagagagaaaaaaaaaagtgatagaTAATGGAAAACTCATAAATATTTGTAAGCTATTTGACGGAAAATAATGAGTTGGGTACACTGTAGTGAGTTAATTAACATTAACTTTTGGGGTGTGGTGGTTGTTCTCCGAGGCAGCAATGGAAAAATATCATAAGAGACGGAAATTGAATGGATGAGGCCCAGCCTGAAATTCGTTAAACCCTGCTCTGCTCTGTTCTCTTCTCGGAAATGAAGCAAATCATCTgaagaaaatttcaaattacctagcttttcttttgctctttttgAAGTTCGGAAGGATCGGAGAAAGGGAAGAAACATGTCTTCTCTGTTTCAATCTTGCTCATCATCCATAGCTTCGTTGCTCACTTCTCGTTCTTCTCTACGCTCTCGGAGTTTGAACTTGAATTTCTTCCCAAACAACTCCAGCACTCGCATCCCAGCCTCCCAAAACTGCTTCGTAAGAATCGCTGCTTCTTTCTTGCTTTTCTCTAAATGCAGTCTTGGAATCGGTTTTTCTCGTTTTCCTTTGTATTGGGAAATGATTTCCAGAGAATTGAGAATTCCTGTTATACTTTTTCAGAAGTGTAGTTTGGTGGAGCCTTTGAAGTATGAGAACGGGAGGCCCTGCATTCCAATTCTTAGCAGTGAACTGCCAATTCCGAGTCGATTAGCTGCGAACACAGCCCGCTTGGAAGATGCGCCAGAAAAGAGTGACACTCGGCTCCGGCTATTCTCCGGCACGGCCAATCCCGCACTTTCTCAGGTAAACTTTGCGGTTCTGTAGCATAATCTCATTTCTTTATGTAACGTCattggaataattttttttttttcgttttttcatcCTATCAgtaggtgtatatatataccttcTTCCCGAAGCTGCAGTGTGGGCTTTGCGTTACAATTCAATGTAGAATGGTTTAGGTTTAGGGCGATTAGGGATTGGTCCGAAAGGTGTTTCAGGAATAGAATTATGAAAACGGCACCATAAATTTTGCGATTGTTGCTGAATATTTccatcatcatataaaaataaatactgcACATCACTGAATGTTCGTTAGTGCACATCCAcagctgcttttttttttgtcctttgaTGTCTTTGTCGTTATTTCTTTGATTACATAGGAACTATTAGCAACTTCCTAACGTTACGACTGCAATGAATCAGATTATCACAATTCTATACTGCAGGATAGAATTCGTTGAATTGTAATTGCACAATAACTAgttgattttattaaaatcaaacACTGTGAGAGTTGGGGTGGAGATGTTGAGGAGAGATGATGTTTAAAGAAGCTTGCTGGTAATAGATGGCGGTGTTtcgtgaatattattttttgtaatagatattttttctttttattttcgaATCTTTGGATTAGAGAGATAAAGGAATGTTTGACCAAATAAAGGAGGCATCAAGCTGTCCTTCACCTGGAGGTGGGGAATATAGCAAATCCCCGTATTAAAGAATATATCAGTTGATGCTTTTGGATTTCTTTCCtctataatatgatattttattgtttaactattttttgaaaaaatatctgAATTATTATGTAGATATTTGGTATGTACCTATTCACGATGCATCTTTGTGAATTCGATAGGAAATAGCATGCTACATGGGTCTGGAGCTTGGAAAGATTAAGATAAAACGTTTTGCTGATGGCGAGATATATGTTCAGTTGCAAGAGAGTGTCAGAGGGTGTGATGTCTATCTTGTGCAACCCACATGTCCTCCCGCAAATGAAAATCTTATGGAGCTTCTGATAATGATCGATGCTTGTCGAAGGGCATCAGCTAAAAATATTACTGCAGTGATTCCGTATTTTGGATATGCCAGGGCTGATAGAAAGGTGACTGAGTAATTAGCAAAGAATCTCAAAAGTGAACTCATCTAATTTTAGATCAAGTGTCATGTGGAAACATGCTTTTCTGTGTATCAATACTAGTTGAAATTGTTCACCAGATGTCTGGATGAAGAACT encodes:
- the LOC121239210 gene encoding NADH dehydrogenase [ubiquinone] 1 alpha subcomplex assembly factor 3, with protein sequence MVVRQRAVVATLPNLIRSLRKECPKPTNQAVLPSLRRAFSLYDQINLIDNVPEDQLRFQRYTDTGFTVNGVDYEGSLLCIGNLLMSWAPKKFSEITPDSLSIFQTVRPIPEILILGCGRYIEPVVPELRHFIRSTGMKLEVLDSRNAASTYNILNEEGRIVAAAFLPYGVNLECRSFCIS
- the LOC121239202 gene encoding protoheme IX farnesyltransferase, mitochondrial; the encoded protein is MWRSSRSFSSKLLLRSSSPNPRDPIASSSIISTSYGVVRNPHLYSSSIPASSSLASDSFKLGFPQPGGARAFSATAVDLSSLASASASRARQVAGLASHYARCYWELSKARLSMLVVATSGTGFVLGSGSALDFPGLCWTCAGTMMVAASANSLNQVFEINNDAKMKRTRQRPLPSGRITIPHAVTWASSIGVAGTALLAGKANMLAAGLAASNLVLYAFVYTPLKQIHPVNTWVGAVVGAIPPLLGWVAASGQVSLNGMILPAALYFWQLPHFMALAYLCRNDYAAGGFRMFSLADASGRRTALVALRNSLYLLPLGYLAYDWGVTSGWFCLESSILTLAISYAAFSFYRDRTAQKARRMFHASLLYLPVFMSGLLLHRLPDNQQLVQEDNSMEVVEVSSSLGTLAEESENLDQRNHEMGSTGGKQARPPVAYASVAPFPFLPAPSYAAP